The genomic segment AACATATTAAAGAAGGCATGCATGATGATTCATTGAGAGAACTAATGGCTAAAAATGTTGATGAATTAAAGGGATTATACAATACAAGGGATATTGAAACGTAAAAATTAGCTTAGAATTACATAAAAATATAGTTTTACCAGGGAGGTATTTAAATGTATACAGCAGAAATGAGGGGGCTAATAAAGAAGGTAGAGGCCACCCGTTCCCAAAGATTGGGAGTTCAGTTTCCGAGAATGAGTCCCCAAGAAAAAGAAGATATATTAAAGGAAAATTATCCTGATTATAGAGATAATGAATTCAAAAATCTAAGTTTAGGGCCAAACAAAGGATCAAAGGTTCCCCTAGAGTTGGCGGATATTATTGAAGCTAAAAGTAGACTTCAAGATCTGGACATGGATTTAACTAAAGTAAACTATGACGTGGATGTGTTGATAATAGGTGGGGGAGGAGCTGGAGCATCGGCAGCCCTAGAGGCTCACAAAAAAGGCGCCAATGTATTGATTACCACAAAATTACGTTTCGGTGACGCTAATACGATGATGGCCGAAGGGGGGATCCAGGCTGCTGATAAGCCAGAAGATTCTCCTGCGAAACACTACATGGATGTAATGGGTGGCGGACACTTTACTAACAAAAAAGAACTTGTTAATGCCCTTGTAAAGGATGCTCCGGGAGCAATCAAATGGTTAAATGACCTTGGGGTAATGTTTGATAAAGAAGAGGATGGCACAATGGTTACTACCCACGGAGGTGGAACCTCGAGAAAGAGGATGCACGCCGCTGCCGACTATTCGGGAGCTGAGATCATGCGTGTGCTTAGGGATGAAGTGATTAACAAAGGGATTGAAGTGGTGGAATTTTCACCTGCTGTGGAGATCCTATTAGACAAGGATGGTAAAGCTGCTGGAGCCGTATTATTCAATCTTGAAACAGAGGAATATTTAATCGCAAGGGCTAAAACAGTTATTATAACCACGGGAGGTGCTGGAAGACTTCACTATCAGGGTTTTCCAACATCAAATCATTATGGTGCAACAGCGGATGGACTTGTTTTGGGATACAGAGCCGGAGCAGAACTTGTCTTCGCAGATGCTGTGCAGTATCACCCTACTGGGGTAGCATACCCTTCTCAAATTTTTGGGGCACTTGTTACGGAGAAGGTCCGTAGTTTAGGGGCAACACCTCTAAATATCCATGGTGAGCAATTTACTTATCATCTTGAAACAAGAGATGTGGAAACATCTGCAATCATTAGAGAATGTCATGTAAGAAATAATGGTATTGAGACACCTTTAGGGGTAAAGGGTGTATGGTTGGATACTCCTTTAATCGAAATCATCAATGGGGAAGGAACGATTGAGAAAAGACTTCCTGCCATGCTGAGGATGTATCAAAAATTTGGTATTGATATGAGAAAAGAGCCAATTCTCGTATATCCTACCCTTCATTACCAAAACGGAGGACTTTTAATTGATGAAAACGGTCAAACCAAGGTAGAAAACCTTTATGTGGCAGGAGAAGCTTCAGGAGGGATACACGGTAGAAACAGATTGATGGGTAATTCACTATTAGATATTATTGTTTTCGGACGTAGGACAGGGTTCCATGCAGGTGAAAAGTGCAAAGTGGTTAAAGTAAAAGAACTGAGCCTTGACCATGTTAAAGAATACCACAAAAGCCTTGAGGAAAACGGTGTGAATACAGACAAGATTTCTCCTGTACTACTGCCCCATTATACCCATGGAAGAGAAAATGATAAATAATATTATTTAGTTTGATTTTTACTATGAATAAGAGTATTTATTTTTCGTAACAAAAATAGAGTTAATATTTATAAAATCAATTGACGTAGTAGATTTAAAGGTGGTGATATGAACAGTAAAATACATAATTAGCATGTTGAATTCTTCATAAAATTATATTGGGTTATGTCGGTAGGAAATATTAAAATAGTTATTGTCATAATAAAGAATAAAACAAAAAAGGAGAATGAAAAATATGAATATTAAAGAAGAAGCAATGAAATTACATAGACAATGGAGAGGTAAAATTGAGGTGATTTCTGCAGTGCCAGTAAAAACTAAGGAAGATCTTTCAATAGCTTATACACCGGGGGTTGCAGAGCCTTGTCTTGAAATTTCAAAAAATATAGATTTATCATATGAGCTTACAAGAAGATGGAACCTTGTAGGCGTTATAACAGATGGTACTGCCGTTTTAGGTTTAGGTGATATAGGACCAGAGGCTGCAATGCCAGTAATGGAAGGTAAATGTGTACTATTCAAAGCATTTGGAGATGTTGATGCTTTTCCTTTATGTCTAAAAACTAAAGATGTTGATGAAATTGTAAGAACGGTTAGTTTACTTCAAGGTAGTTTTGGTGGTATTAATTTAGAGGATATAAGTGGACCTAGATGTTTTGAAATCGAAAGGAAACTAAAAGAAGTATGTGATATCCCAATTTTCCACGATGATCAACATGGAACAGCTATTGTTGTTGCTTCTGGTGTAATTAATGCTCTAAAATTAGTAAAGAAGAATATGCAGGATGTTAAAGTTGTAGTAAACGGTTCAGGAGCTGCAGGTATTGCTTGTGCAAAATTATTAATGAGTATGGGAGCAAAAAATGTTATTCTTTGTGATAGAAAAGGTGCCATCTATGAAGGAAGAGAAAATTTAGGTGGAGAAAAAACTTTGATGGCAACGATTACAAATAAAGAAAAAGTACGTGGTACATTAAAGGAAGTTATTGTTGGAGCGGACGTGTTCATAGGAGTATCGGATGCTAACCAAGTAAGCCAAGATATGGTAAAGACTATGGCGAAAGATTCTATACTATTTGCTATGGCTAATCCAGTACCTGAAATTTTACCATCTTTAGCAAAAGAAGCCGGTGCAAGAGTTGTTGGTACTGGAAGATCAGATTTTCCAAATCAAATAAACAACCTATTAGCATTCCCAGGAATATTTAGAGGTACATTAGATGTTAGAGCAAGTGATATCAATAATGAGATGAAGATTGCCGCAGCAAATGCTTTAGCGGAGCTTGTGAGTGATGAAGATTTAAATGAAGACTATGTTATTCCACTACCATTTGATCCAAGAGTTGCAAAAGCCGTAGCTGAAGCTGTTATGGAAGCTGCTAGAAAATCTGGAGTAGCTAGAATATAATAATAATAATAAAAGCTGTTCAAAATTTTTGAACAGCTTTTACAAGAAAAATATTTGGAAGGAGTTGTGGATTCATGCGTAAAGTAGATGTAAAAGAAATTGAAAATGCTTTAAAAGATATGAGTATAAAGACTAATTTTTATGTGGGAGAAGACGTATTAGATGCCTTTCATAAATTCCAAAAGGAAGAAACATCTCCGGTAGGAAGAGATATTATAGCCAATTTGTTGAAAAATGCTGAAATTGCAAAAACTGATCAAGTACCAATTTGTCAGGATACAGGTATGGCTGTAGTATTTGTAGAAGTAGGTCAAGAAGTTCAGTTAATCGGCGGAAATATTACAGATGCCATTAACGAAGGTGTACGACGTGGATATAAAGAGGGATTTTTAAGAAAATCTGTTGTAGAAGATCCTTTAAAACGAAAAAATACAGGGGATAATACTCCGGCTGTGATATATTATGATATTGTACCAGGGGATAAAGTCAAAG from the Clostridium sp. CM027 genome contains:
- a CDS encoding FAD-dependent oxidoreductase, coding for MYTAEMRGLIKKVEATRSQRLGVQFPRMSPQEKEDILKENYPDYRDNEFKNLSLGPNKGSKVPLELADIIEAKSRLQDLDMDLTKVNYDVDVLIIGGGGAGASAALEAHKKGANVLITTKLRFGDANTMMAEGGIQAADKPEDSPAKHYMDVMGGGHFTNKKELVNALVKDAPGAIKWLNDLGVMFDKEEDGTMVTTHGGGTSRKRMHAAADYSGAEIMRVLRDEVINKGIEVVEFSPAVEILLDKDGKAAGAVLFNLETEEYLIARAKTVIITTGGAGRLHYQGFPTSNHYGATADGLVLGYRAGAELVFADAVQYHPTGVAYPSQIFGALVTEKVRSLGATPLNIHGEQFTYHLETRDVETSAIIRECHVRNNGIETPLGVKGVWLDTPLIEIINGEGTIEKRLPAMLRMYQKFGIDMRKEPILVYPTLHYQNGGLLIDENGQTKVENLYVAGEASGGIHGRNRLMGNSLLDIIVFGRRTGFHAGEKCKVVKVKELSLDHVKEYHKSLEENGVNTDKISPVLLPHYTHGRENDK
- a CDS encoding NADP-dependent malic enzyme, with amino-acid sequence MNIKEEAMKLHRQWRGKIEVISAVPVKTKEDLSIAYTPGVAEPCLEISKNIDLSYELTRRWNLVGVITDGTAVLGLGDIGPEAAMPVMEGKCVLFKAFGDVDAFPLCLKTKDVDEIVRTVSLLQGSFGGINLEDISGPRCFEIERKLKEVCDIPIFHDDQHGTAIVVASGVINALKLVKKNMQDVKVVVNGSGAAGIACAKLLMSMGAKNVILCDRKGAIYEGRENLGGEKTLMATITNKEKVRGTLKEVIVGADVFIGVSDANQVSQDMVKTMAKDSILFAMANPVPEILPSLAKEAGARVVGTGRSDFPNQINNLLAFPGIFRGTLDVRASDINNEMKIAAANALAELVSDEDLNEDYVIPLPFDPRVAKAVAEAVMEAARKSGVARI